Part of the uncultured Methanobrevibacter sp. genome is shown below.
AACCCAAACTGATCCGATTCCCAAATCATATGCTTCAAGCATCATCTGGGTTGTTGCAATTACCGCATCGTCAAGGCCGGCATCATGTCCGTCAACTGTCTTCCATGATACTTCCCTGTCATAACAAATCAGCAATACTATTGGAGCGTTAAAGCAGTATGGTGTAAATGACCTTATCTTTTCAAGCCCCTCCTTGCTTTTGATTACAAAAACACGCTGAGGCTGAAAATTGTTTCCGGTTGGTGCAACCTGTGCTGCCTTTAAAATCTTTTCGAGTTTTTCATCTTCAATAGGTTTTTCCGAATATTTTCTAACAGAATATCTTTCACAAGCCAATTCTAAAAAATCATTCATAAATTCACCTACACTTAATGTATAATATATTTTGCACTGGGTTAATTATAATTTTTGGGAAAATGAATTTTATAGAAAACTGCTAGCGCCCGGTGAAATGCCTTAAGATTTTAAACCTGCTCATCAGCTCAATAATTGCATAGGAAATTATTAAAACCAGTATTATGGAAAGTCCTATGTTAAGCAATGCAAAGCCGTTGAAATTGATTATTCCATATTTTTCAAGCAAATTTATAACTAAAATGTTTACCAAATAAATTCCATAACTTGAAATGCTGATTTTAACAATCAAATCGGTTATTATTCTGTCCAGCTTATTGAAATCGGAGTTGAATACAATTATAAATAAACCTATTCCCTGCAGGCATGCTCCAGGAGTGATGTCGCCCAGTTGTATGAAAAACAGTGACTGGT
Proteins encoded:
- a CDS encoding nitroreductase family protein, which translates into the protein MNDFLELACERYSVRKYSEKPIEDEKLEKILKAAQVAPTGNNFQPQRVFVIKSKEGLEKIRSFTPYCFNAPIVLLICYDREVSWKTVDGHDAGLDDAVIATTQMMLEAYDLGIGSVWVRGYDKRVLDELFDLPENMVTVALLPIGYPSDKSKPSPLHSRNVSMDVMVDYL